The segment tttcgtgacacattccctttaagcctgaTCCGGCTCTGGCCTTATGTTTTCTTAATATGCACAATATCCCTCGTCACTCTCAAATGGTGTCCAGTCATATTATCATAGCGGCTCGTTTGCTCTTAGCTAAGTACTGGAAATTACCCACTCAATACTCCATTCCTGAATTGATTAATCAAGTTAATGTTTCCTTTACTATGGAACGCATGTATGTATGCTTTGAGATACCATAGACTTCCTTACATTCTCACACTATGGGAACCATGGACCAAGTATCTCTCCACCTCCTCACAGGGAGTTCAGCTGATTTCTCTTCTTCCACCTGTAGTTTGACATTTGCAGTACAAGGTGCAGCTATTTAGGTTACTAATTTAGGTTACCAGCTTCATGCCACTTATATTACAACATGCTCTTCATTGTCTAGCATAATTTACCTTTCAGGTAATATTTGTGGTATTGGTGTAACCCTTTGAGTCtgtcactataataataataataataataataataatatgggtTTTATTATTTCTTATTCACATGTGTGGGGTTTTTTCTCTATGTATGTGCCCTGGCATCCTCTCAGACATTGTCTTGCCTTCCTCTCAGAATCCTTTATAATTGCATTGTTCTGATATCCTTATATACCAATATGCTATATTTATATAGTAGTATAATAGAGGTGGTCAATGTTCGTTTTGTCATTTTGTATGCTATTTATTGTATGCTTCACTACGATATGTGGACTGGTATTATTATAATACACTATGTGTTCTATATGTTTGAAGGTTCTTGCGTGGACCTTATTGTTGATAAAGTCTGAtgtctttttgtttttcttttcctgtaattttgaaaagttaataaaaatgtaaactttaaaaaaaatatatatattaatgtggaaaattttacagccctcgattttttaaaactattcattacagatgaactattggagctggttgttaaccaaaccaatctgtatgctcgccaattctttgctgaaaagccaacgtcctcctatgcaaagcagtggcaccccacaaatactggcgaacttaaaaaaaatttggggctcatcctcaacatggttagtgaaaaagccctcaatcctgtcatattgggcaacaagccccaCACATGCCatacctgtttttccagccgttatgaccagaagccaATGTGAAGTGCTAATGCGtttccttcattttaacgacaatcacaatgcccccccccccagtagcgatccaggccgtgaccgcctgtataaaataaagccgctgataaaaattttggagggatcatttatgccggtgtacaaccccgaaaaaaacctagcggtggatgaatcgctgatgagttacaaaggcgGGCTCTCATTCCACCAgcacatcccctcaaagagagcaaaatatggggttaaaatctacaagctctgtgagagcggtacaggctacacatctgacTTTAGAATCTATGACAGcaaactcatttactttcacactgtttttgtaggaaaaaacaaaagggagggttgcttattggataatgtttcactgtaaaaatgcagcaatactgtattttctggaaaaacctatttttttatttctttccacctatcaGCTCTggtgtaaaaaggcctccaaaagccaaaatagaCTCCCTCTATGATATTCCCTATAacaggtccatataatagattagacacacatatttagtatcaacgtacacgggagaaatagcagaatgtggaaaggtgtcccttttaccagtatgtcatatggtgtttcgaaatggcttaagaaaattgacacttatgtaaaaaaaatgcaatttaaatttttttggcccaagtttggacaaattctgtaaaaagtgtgaagggttaaaacagaaattgaacggctagaaatagactttagagtgtctagtttgtagaacacaatgttttttttaccattatttattggacttcaagtccattgcccatacattaataccatggtgtaaaaaaggaaattaagacattttagtgcacaattgaAAAAaagggcacttgtgttttatactatatttctggtcaaaaaaaataaacttcacctccaagtcaggtgtccttatgatcaggataaatgaaaaaatatatttcaatacatttgtatgatacaattacttttattttcaaactgttacattttaaatgatgaaaaatctaaattcttttttttctgtctttccacagCTATAaacaaaagtaacaaaaatgttacctatacatatataccacaaaaaggaagcacctCATGTCcaaagaaaacagtgcaaaattcacatcgatacataaaacacatacagagataggctgggttaacacgacctattttcaggcgtaaacgaggcgttttacgcctcgaattacgcctgaaaacaaggCTGAAAtacattggcaaacatctgcccattcatttaaatgggtttgccgatgtactgcgccgacgacctgtaattttacgcgtcgctgtcaaaagacggcgcgtaaagtaACAGCATCgtgaaagaagtgcaggacacttcttgggaggtaatttgagccgtttttcattgatttacggccgtaattgacgcctcgcaaaacgcgagtacgagcaattacgtctgaaattcaggagctgttttctcctgaaaacagctccgtaatttcagccgtaattgttgatatcgtgtgcacatacacttatactgtgttacatctgtgaatagcaaaactgcgaaaatgGCTCTGGTCagtaaggtttaaaacacctttgGTATTGAGGGGTTAAAGACGTGCAAGGAACAGCAAAATATAAAATAGATAATGggtgaatttattaagactggtgttttataTGACCAGCTAAATATGAGGAGCGCTGAAATGAAATACgcttaatttattaagaggcgcgcgCCATTTAATAAACTAGGTTCATCTCTGGTTGTCCTTGTGccagaaattaaaatctattgCAGCTGTGAGCTGGGGAAGATTTGTGCTATAATTCACCCCAGTATATGGCATAAACTATAGTAAATGTGTAAGGCCACTGGAGGCCCCATCCACTTCCACTAAACTCTgagcattttctttaaaaaaaaggcaGAAGTGGCATAAAAAtgcaaaagtcacaattttttttgctcAAAACAGAGTTTTTATGTAAATTGCAACTTTATACTTTATAAAACTGACATATTGTATTTAAAAATTCCCCTCATTATATTTAACGTAAACATCTACTCTactaccattttttatttttatttaaattggtCCAAAGATCTGTGCCAAATCATTTGatattatatctttatagaatTCGGAGATCAGTTTTCCTGTTTTACAGCTGAaaatctccttaaccccttaaggacgcagcctagtttgggccttaaggctcagagcccatttttcaaatctgacatatttcactttatgtagtaataacgtcggaatgcttaaacctacccaagcgattctgagactgttttcttgtgacacattgggcttcatgttcgtggtaaaatttggtcgatatattcagtgtttattggtgaaaaattgcaaaatttagagaaaattttgaaaaaatagcatttttcagaatttaaatgcatctgcttgtaaaacaggcagttataacacccaaaatagttactagttcacattttccatatgtctactttagattggcatcgttttttgaacattttttaatttttcttggacgttacaaggcttagaacataaacagcaatatctcatatttttaagaaaatttcaaaagcctttttttaaggtacctcttgagttctgaagtggctttgaggggcctatgtattagaaaccctgataaaacaccccattttaaaaactagacccctcaaagtattcaaaacagcattgagaaagtttttaaacccttcaggcatttcacaggaattaaagcaaagtggaggtgaaatttacaaatttcatttttcttgctgaatttcaattttattcatttttttctgtaacacagaaggttttaccagagagacactactaaatatgtattgtccagattctgcagtttttagaaatgtcccacatgtgtctctagtgcgctcgtggaataaaacacaagccctagaagcaaagaagcacctagtgcattttgagtcctctttttttattagaatatattttagtcagaatgccaggtttgaagaggtgttgaggtgccaaaacagtaggaatccccaaatagtgaccccattttggaaactacacccctcaaggaattaatttatggttgttgttaccattttgaccgcacagttttttcacagcacgtatttgaattgggctgtgaaatgaaaaaaatttaattttttccaacaaaatgtcatttgtgatcaaaatttcttattttcacagggaaaaaaataccccattttgttgcccaatttgtccttagtgcggcaataccccatttgtggtgatgaactgtcgtttgggcccatgggagggctcagaaggagaggagcgctatatgtttgttggagtccagattttgctggattggttttcgggtgccatgtcgcatttgcagagcctcagaggtatcaaagcaatggaaacccaccagaagtgaccccattttggaaactacacccctcaaggaattcatttatggttgttgttagcattttgactgcacagttttttcacagcacctatttaaattgagctgtgacattaaaaaaatgacattttttccaataagatgtaatttttgatcaaaatttcttattttcacagggaacaaaatactccattttgttgcccaatttctcctgagtgcagcaataccccatttgtggcgataaactgccgtttgggcccatgggaggcctcagaagggaaggagcgctgtgtgttctttggagtacagattttgctggtttggttttcgggtgccatgtcgcatttgcagagccccagaggtatcaaagcaatggaaacccaccagaagtgaccccattttggaaactacacccctcaatgaattcatttatgggtaatgtgaccatttagacgccatagtttcttcacagaacttatttgaattgggctgggaataaaaaaaatatatatatttttccaataatatgtaattttagctcaaaaattcttattttcacaagaaataaaatactccattttgttgcccaatttgtcctgagtgcggcaataccccatttttggtgataaactgccgtttcggcccatgggagggctcagaaggaaaggagcgctatttgttctttggagtccagattttgctagatttgttttcgggtgccatgtcgcatttgcagagccccagaggtatcaaagcaatagaaaccaaccacaaatgaccccattttggaaactacacccctcaaggaattcatttatgggtgttgtgaccattttgaccccatagttttttaacagaacttatttgaattgggctgggaatgaaaacaaaattatttctttcaaataatatgtagttttggctgaaaatttcttattttcacaagaaacaaaatatcccattctgttgcccaatttgtgctgagtgcatcagtaccccatttgtggtgataaactgccgtttgggcccatggcagggctcagaaggaaaggaccaccatttggcctactggggattttctagtgcgaagtcatgtatgcagaagcccctgaggtaccagtatagttgaaacccgcaagaagtgaccccgttttagaaactacacccttaaggcattcatctagaggggtagtgagcattttgaccagagacctacaccccataaactgtaatgtgggttctcccgggtatggcaataccctacatgtggctgttatcagcagcctgggcacacagcagggcccagaggggaaagacgaggggggataagctgtgcggagtagatcagggtaagtaaaattggggtaaattataaaccaagggatgtatgataaattttaagacactttcatacagagctcttgtttttcgggacacgtgtcacattgatatattgtgtcatcccttatcgccctcttatagcagactttgcacctcttttgactttttcccttcttgccagtttggggaacttctcctggaaagtgttgccgccctggtacgatgcgtgtggccccgcttccagaagtactgggtgcccccccttcttggtccctaaagattaggttcttgataatcaccacttgaaattccaggaaagttcccctctggcctgcacatcgatgtagcacgtacgcattgtacaatgccatctgtatgatgtgcccggccagcttcttataccacaccgcatggcgctgtaggacttcaggatttgatctgacaagtccatccctcccatgtacctattgtagtccaggatgcagtctggtttgggggtggcctttccttcatatatcctaaacctgtaggtataccctgatgcactctcgctcagcttatacatcttcacgccataccttgccctcttacccggcaggtactcgcggaattgaacccttccTTTAAaacgtaccagggactcatcaatagaaatacacgtctcgggggtgaatgcttgggaaaaccgggcactgaaacggtctaataggggtctccatttatacaaatggtcaaaactggggccatctcggggtgggcacggctcattatcagtataatgtaagaagtgaagtattgcctaatttataaatttttttaggttacagttcagttctgaagttgctttgaggggcccatatattagaaacccctatgaaacaccccattttagaaactagacccctcaaagtattcacaacagcatttagaaagtttatgaaccctttaggtgtttcacagaaatttagagcaaagtagaggtgacatgtaaatttttttttatcagaaaatcctttttataccattttttttataacacaaaaggttttaccagaaaaacgcaacttaatatttattgcccagattctgcaattttgagaaatatcccacatgtggccctagtgcggtaatggactgaagcgccggcctccgaagcaaaggagcacctagtggattttgaggcctcttttttattaggcaccatgtccggtttgaagaggtcttgtggtgccaaaacagtggaatccccccaaaagtgaccccattttggaaactagacaccttgaggaattcattgtagttttcttggggtgcatgcggctttttgatcagtttttattctatttttaggtggcgtggaggctaaaaaacagcaattctactattgtttttttattctatttttttacagcgttcaccgtgcgctataaatgacatattcattttattctgtggggcgatacgattacggcgataccagatgtttatagcttttttttatgtcttatggcgtttgcacaataaatacgttttgtaaaaaatcattcactttttgtgttaccttattctaagagccagaacttttttatttttcaatcaataaagccgtgcgaggacttattttttgcgtaacgatctgtagtttcgatcagtaccatttttaggtacatgtgactttttgatctctttttattccattttttgggaggtgaagtgaccaaacaattgtgattgtggtacggtttattattattttcttttacggcgttcaccgtacgggataaataacgaaataattttgtagttcaggccgttacggacacggcgataccaattatgtataatttatttgtttgtttatatatttttattaataataaattactgataagggaaaaagagggatttttacttttaatacttttaaaacttttattttcttatttttacacatctttttttaacttttttttaactttattactttgtcccactaggggacttgagggcaggaggccctgatcgctattctaatacactgcactacatgcgtagtgcagtgtattagagctgtcagctactcactgacagcaagcatagtgggtcctgacgttgtcaggacccactaggtttccgtctatggcatagccggacgccattgtttggtgttcggttgccatagtcaccatcgccggccgctatcgtgtagcaggccggcgatggcagcttaatccctaaaaagccgcgatctctatagaacgcggcttttaaggggttaatcagcggggacacagcgatcggtccccgctgtaggagctgtgacagctgctgtacgagacagcagctgtcacagctcctgtatgtgtcgggaggacggccgaaacggccgttacacccgagacgtactattaggtcatggagagcgaacgatacagctaccatgacctaatagtacgtccaggagtgggaagggtttaaaggggttttcccagaatcattaACTATCCTCTATTTACAGGATTGGTGATAATGTTCTCAAACATTATTTCTAGACAATTATATTGTGCACTAgactctaattttttttaaaaactaacaAGATTCTCTAAAAATCTCTAAGTAAATGAGATCATAAAGCAAAATCCTTGTGGAATATTATATTGATTTATTTTAAAGCTTGTAAGTTTCTAATAAATCAAGGCCTGTAAAATCTATGGAgcaggaaccccccccccctcaagtcAAGGACACAAACAGTTAAATGCTCTATGCTTCACTTTATTACCCTATTTATATAAAGCAGATACAAGACAGAAAAACAATGAGAAAGCAACTGATCCCAAGATTTCAGACTCCCATGATGTCCCAGATGAGATTCAGTTTCGGCAATATTATCTTGGACCAGTCCAAGGGAAAATCCCCAAATGGACCAATCAATTATTTTTATGCTATTCTATACTGCACTAAGGAAGATTCTTTTTGATTACTGATCTATTTTTTAGCTTAACATATGAAGTAATGACATGCAGACTTTATAAGTTTCAACCTACTTCTCCTTGTGAGCGGCAATAATTATGACGGCCTTATAGTCAATAAGGTCACTCACAGCCGTTCTCTCCTGGACCTTACAGTAATCAATGATAAAACCTTCTCCAACTAGAGCTTTCCTGATAAAATCCTCATCATATGTGAAAACATGGAACTTGTCTTTTCCGACTGTATAATGTGTTGCACCTAAAGTCCCAATTATTATGAGGTGTCCTCCAGGTTTCAGCAACCTAGAGAACTTCCTCATATTTTCGATGTAATCATCTTGATCTTTGCTGATAATAGCCAGAAGCCAAGCACTAATGACACAATCGGCTGGTGGTAAGACAATCGGCTCTGTCATATTCTCTTTCTCCAGGTCGTATTTCACAACATGTTGAATGGATGATCTCAGTTTTGCTTCCTGGTCCTGACACTGATCACTGGAAAGTAAAACAGACAAGGAAAGTGATTGTCCCATAGTCATCAACATGGTGGCTCAGCACTTAGCACTGGACTATTGACTTGCAATAATAGAGGTAAAGCTTGAAATCATCCAAGACTGTGGCACCAAGTGTCAGACTTATACTGTGACTTTGCAGCATTAACTTGTACAAGAATATGGAACTAAGTGGGTATTAAAAATTTTAAGTTTTAACCTGAGTTTTAACAGAGAAAACCTTTTCCTGGATCCCATCTCCCATTATATTTGTTGTATAAGAAGCAACAATCACATTGACAGTGTTTTTTCTCTTGATATTTGCACAAATACGTTAcctgttttcttctttcttttgaaGAAGAGGTAATATATGGCCCCAATAAAATGCCCCCGTACGTTCGTCCACCCATCTCTTCAGCTCCATGATGCATCTGTTATTGACCTTCAGCactatgatgtttttgaaaaactCACTGGCTGAATACAGATGATGAATAACGGAACCAAGACTGAGGTCAATCAAGATGTCTCCATTAATATGACCTGCAGAAAAAAATGTTTgaatattaaaacatttaataTGTTACATCTTCATAGATTTTGTGGATAAACAAGGACATATGTCTGTGTCACTTCTAGCAAACGATGTAAACATTGGGTTTCAAATACCAAAAATTTTAAACAGATTAAATAATCGTCAAATGTTCTATAAATCGATGACATCAATGTTTTTTTAGAAGGTGAAGATTGTAACCATCTGAGGTCCTGTAATAAGAGGAAAGAAAAGGAGAAGGGAGGCTCATGGGTCCATAACGAGCAAAATACAAAAGTCTTCAATATAATTTAATCCCTtaaggacaattttggccttgaggacataacaatttttttttatatttccctctttgcatcccgagctcataacttttttattttttatttgacgtagctgtatgagactttttgtttttttgcgggacgaggtgtACCTTATGTAGGTGcaattttttgtacatttacattatcgtttagtttatataaatttttattttgtcaaaaattccgaaaaaaagcagttctgatgcagttttcatatatctatatgccagtacattagcctgtgtactgattgtatacaggcagttgttagggtatacctcagtatgccctaacaacaggaaatatggtcagacagtcctggggtctcTGGACCATGGGTTGTCTGGCCATGCAAGGTATTGacctcaatcacgtcacagggatttcctgtgacgcgattaaaggGGGATCCTCTTCTCATTTTTTCATTGAATGTCGCAGTCaattttgatcgcggcatttaagacGTTagttgtttctcttctctccgccattagagcggggttgcgactgtgtattacagccattgccccgctccgaaTCGAACGTCACACTgtgtgtcacacaggacgagcatactcgtcctaatGCAGCAGCACCTGCCGCTCAGGATGACTATTCTagacctgtgtcggcaaccagttaaagtaaTGCTCACCTAATGGGATGGCATATAGGTTACACAATGTGTCCTAAAAAACCAGGGGTGGAGCTGTTCATCTGTTGTGgctgccagggccggccttaggttggatggcaccctttgtgggactctctattgctgccctccacaaaccaaaaattaaccacatgtaTAGGTATACATATACTGGaacgtatatatactgtacatacataaggacatatttagacatacaggcaattaTTTATAAACGCAATCAGgaacaaatatacacacataaagaTACATATTtaaacatacagacacatatataaatTTACATATACACATAAGAGGCACTTTTATACATTCAcagatacacatatacacatacaaacacagagacctgCACACATAAAGACCCATATATATgcatacaggcacatatatacacagtacagataatacagtagatgttacctgcagtactatgtaacaccgcagataacacacagtgataactgtctgagtacagataatgtagtagtgttacctgcagtcctatgtaacaccacagattacacagtgataactctgagtccagataatgtagatgttacctgcagtcctatcacAGAtacacacagtgattactctctgagtacagaaaatgtagtagatgttacttacaatcctatgtaacaccacagataaaataCAGTGATACTGACACATATGTAGACACacaggcacaaatatacatgcacatattggAACatttacacatacaaacacagagacttacgatgtagtcatctttatcttgactctgataacttgctgcagcgagatgtcacacaacaaaagccattgaaaagtcattgaaaaagtcaagataaaggatcctgccactgtgtatttaatgcgttaaaagtcaagataaagacggctacatctgtatatacatagacacatagaaacacacagacacacatatagtaacacatagACGCATATATAGACAAAAACAGTAGAAAAATTCTCCATTAGGCACTTAGCTCATCCCTTGCTCAGAGGATTCTTGCAGGGGCAGCCTGTTTATGGACTTTCCTTCTCTACTCTTGCTGCCTCTACACCTGTCTCCTCCATGTGTGTAACTGGAAGCAGAGTATAGATAGCTCATAAAACGACATGCTCAGTAGCGCCCCCTACATTCAAAGAGGGCTCAattccctgtgcactcgcacaggtcgcacactcctaaggccggccctggtggctgcaactCATGTATCTAGATGTAGAATaccaaaagatgaaaaaaaagcaAATATGGGGGCTCTTGTGTAGTATGTTCTGTATAATGTAAATTAAGAAGAAAGGTGCTAGACCCACCTGGCTGGATTGCATATTCTAAGGCACCACACTGGACACACAGAAACGTTATA is part of the Rhinoderma darwinii isolate aRhiDar2 chromosome 10, aRhiDar2.hap1, whole genome shotgun sequence genome and harbors:
- the LOC142662455 gene encoding nicotinamide N-methyltransferase-like, which translates into the protein MDSSPHKLYHVHDFDTRQCLEHYFSDKPDMAFGDDTLKFAIENLREVFAVGHINGDILIDLSLGSVIHHLYSASEFFKNIIVLKVNNRCIMELKRWVDERTGAFYWGHILPLLQKKEENSDQCQDQEAKLRSSIQHVVKYDLEKENMTEPIVLPPADCVISAWLLAIISKDQDDYIENMRKFSRLLKPGGHLIIIGTLGATHYTVGKDKFHVFTYDEDFIRKALVGEGFIIDYCKVQERTAVSDLIDYKAVIIIAAHKEK